The Clavelina lepadiformis chromosome 3, kaClaLepa1.1, whole genome shotgun sequence region tgtaattaaaatgcagtttaTCTAAAACAGGAAACAACTCACACCGTAAACAAGTGACTTACAAATTTATTGACGCAATATTAAATTGTGTTGGTTCTGAAACGGATGCgtaaaataatcccgtgacactAGTTTggaatttggcaccatttggGACCTAGGTTATCGTTTGCGCATTTGTATTATTTGGTTTATTGATTggttggtttgtttgtttgttttagttcTTCGCTGTACTTAAAAGGGTTTGTTTAGTTAATATAATTTGCATTGCGTTATtatgacttgtttgttttgccgCGTGTTTGTGTCGtcttgttttgatttttacaGTATTGGGGTTTAACAGGTGTGACTCTTTCACTGGGGTTCGTCGTGAAAGGAGCTACTGACCTGGCTAAACATCTGCGTTTTACGTAAAACATGTCTTTTCCGTGCTTGCTTTATGCTGTGTGACTTGCTTTCAAACTGTAACACAGTTTACTTTCTTGTGACGTCAGCGTTGATTGATAAACTTGGCATAAAACAAGTAGCTTATGTGCAAATaactgaaacaatttttttggtcttttaatggttaactatTTCGATCCAGGTCTAGTTGTGTGGCGTCGGGTGTTGGACCGAAATATATCGGTCCCTGTATTAAGCGAGTCCTTCTATATTTACATAGTTGTGTTCATATAACTCACTCGTATGTATGCTGGTCTGctgtttataacaaaacatcGTTTATATCGTCTGCACGGTTTTGTATTTATCGGTTTATAAACAAATGTCTTGTAAAAACTAGGGCTGGAACAATTTGGTTGGCTAATAATAGCCGCTAGCGACTAAGAGCTCTTGGCGACTAAAGATTTTGTCAATATATCTATAATATATCAATTATACAATATAACGGAATGACAGAATGTATATGTTATGagttatgacgtaatacaCGTGGCAACTTATAGTTACAGTTTGCTGCGTTGCCGATCTAAATACAGTTCAATGTTTACTCGGTTGGTTAAAATCAACTCGTGGATTTCATTCAGTCGCAacgaagtttcattttagtttctttaagaGGTTCATCTGCTCCCTTCCAATCAACCCAAATAATTCCATGAGCATATCCACTTGATTGACGCATCCAGACTCCATTGAGCGCTGATGCGAAGCAGCCAGGACCAAACCACCATCCCTGAGATCCTCCCCAGGAAGTTGCGCAGTTTCCACCACTAATAtattaaaacatgaaagattaaaatttcttttttgcatcTATTTATATTCTATCTTATACGTTACTGGCAGGATATAACTGAAAATCCTACTGAGGTTGTGGCACTTAATATTTATTAAGTTGAACATAATTGTTACTGAACATAAGATGACGTACTAGGCATCGTTATCGCTATCTTCTGTCGAGAATGGGTGACCATTGTGATATGTTAAACTGTCCCCTGCATTTCCGCTGTATCCGGAAACACGAAGCCGATATAAATTTTCAGCAGATTTGATCGAAAACgagctgcaaaaacaacaacttgcttTAAAAGATTCGAATCCAGACAGCTAAGTGGTAATTTactcaacaaagttttatgttgattaataaatgtaagatttttaacattttcgtTATTTATGTCACAACTATCGTCTTATGACCTATAATCGGCGTGACGTTGGTTTCCATGGAAATCCCACAGCTCTATCTTGAGTCTACATCCCCCTCCACGCGTCATCTCGTGGATGTTGTCGAGTCCTGTAAGTAATGAAGCACGAAtaataagaacaaaaaacttcaaaataaaatgcgtttaGCTGAACAAACTTCCTCTTACCCAGCCAAAATTCCCTATCAATCTGGCCAAAACCGTTCGCGTAGTCGTCCCATCGTCGACTAAAACTAACACTTCCGTCAATTCttctttgaaaaatctgtTAGTAATTTGACTTTACATTTTAGCACAAGTGTAATACGTATAATTTATACGTTTAAATAATCTTCAGCGTATTACTTCATAATACAAGAAGTACGGCAATATTTACACTTCGCTTACAATATGTAAGATATATCTTGTTAAGATGGATCTCTTACTCCAGTAGCATGTtcatatttttgctaaaatattCAAGTTAAGAGAAGTTTAAACTCAAATATAGGTAGCTGTTTGCTGCAGGTGATTTGGGTGAAACAAATCAGGTTTTCTTGGCGCTGGTTGAATTTCGCTCGTTTTCACTGCAAGCGACTTATGCAGTTCAATGCAATTGTTTCGCATGCTGCATAAACGAAGCGATTTAGACACAACAGTAATGTTGGCTTGCAACACAGTAATTATTAGCGTACAGTAATTTTTATGCATCGTGGCATGTGACCCAATGTGGGCTTAAGATCAGCTATGCACAATCGCACACGACTAACACTCCCACAGCAATCATTGTTCCATTGTTGCGGATAGTTGCATTAAACTTACAAATACACGGTTATATTAAACAGTTTTCAATCCAATTGTTTGAGTTTGTCGGTAAGCGTTTTCGAATCAACCACAAGTTGGCAAGCAACCTTCATTCAGCGTTTTGGAAATTAAGTTTCAGAAAATTGGAAAAAGACACATTTAAAAAAGCGCGAATGCGTGTGGAAACAAATTCATTGTCGCTTGTGTTTTCTTACTTTCTTGCTACAATGCAAATGAATAGCACACAACGCATTGCCGCCTTGAAGTCCACACATCTTGATAACTATCGCTTCAATACTACACAGTAAGTGTATATATACTTATATGTATACATTTATACCTTTTAATACTACTGTGAgttcaaaataatttgtaaGCTATTCCACTTATAAATTTGGAAAGTGTTTCACTCACCGTCCATTGATCCTCGCAGTAAACTTCAACACCACTCGTCAATGTGTGGGGACCGTTGCTTGTTGACGTAGAACATGACGTAATACTAGATGTTGTTGTCTTTGTAACAGTGCTGGTTGCAGTTGATGGTGTTGTCGTGGTAACAGTGGTAGTAGCCATGGTTGTGGTACCGGGAGGTGTAAGGAGCTCCTCGATTTCTGGAATCgatttttgttgtaaacaagATTGAACGTTTCCAGCAAGGTTGCAGGCAATACTTGCTTGTATGAAGCAATAAACATACAATTAAACAAgacaacaaacataaaacataTCGCTTGACTTCTATATAAGTGGTTGCGCGTAGATTGTGTGAGTTTTATGAGTTTTGAGACACATGAGTTTTATTGCGGAGTTTTTTATGCTCGCATGAAAATTGACGatgattaaaataattaatctatgATCAGAAATCAACTTACTTGCCAGTCTGGTGACTATTTCGGTCCCTAGCGACCCCAGAGCGCACGATTTTCCTTGCATCCCCTTCTGTCCAACTCCTCCGGGTTCTCCTTTGGATCCTGGATCCCCCTGAGCTCCCGAAATTCCGGATTTTCCGGATCTGCCAACATCACCTTTGTCTCCTTTCTGCATGGTGGAGTTGACCACGTCATTGTTACAGTCAGTGGTAAGGACTTGACGACGTTCTTCCGAGTATGTCATCATGACATAACAAGCCAATGATAACAGAAGAGTCACTCCTCTCATGGTTGATTATGAAGATCTTCCGTTGAAGTTAATGATATGAAATCCTACCAAATCGCTGCTCTTTATATAACCAACTTCGCTTCGCTTCTACGTTGACGTCATATTGGCTTGGAAACTTTGtaccaaaatttaaaaatattttccacaaaattcttttcttgacgaaaaacatgttttgcacAAACACAACCAAAGCTCAAATGTTTAGAAGAAGCGTAAGTATTAAGAAAGCTTGTACGTCAAGAAGCGTGAGAAAGTGACGATAAACATCTAATTTTTGTGCCGGAGAACATTTTAATAAGATCATTGACGTCACTAGATGCTTGTTTTtgacagaaatattttcaccgCAAGCGATAAGGACATGAACCGCCTTTGCGTCAGTAACAGAACACATGACGCTGCATATGAGGTATGCAGTAGTTCAGCCCAAACCAACTTCTTCCCTGAACATTTTCTAAAGTGACAATTAGCATGATTCATTCTTATCggtattttgttattatttcgtCAATGattgaaaagtgttttaatttgatCAACAAAGGTTTTACTTGCATATAGGCAACATGGATATATGCAGTATCCTACGTCGAACTCAATTTATTAATGCACTACTTTGACATGGATTTCTTCATGATTTTTTGTAGTCCAACTGTGGTTATGTGCATGCATGACCTGATATGTATTGAAGGTCGTCGACCTATATTCATCTCTTTGTTGGCCGCACAAGTTATGCCAAATGTCTGCAAGATTCACTGAACTCAAAAGTCATTCTTGTTGGCCCTGTAGCTCAAtgcattttaattattgtCGCATTTATTTTCTGTTATCATTGCGTTATTTCATTGTACTCTGGGGCCTGGGTTATAAAAACGCTCACAAGTTCAGTGCAAAATCACAGTCAACattgaaagtgttttaagCATGGAGGTAATTGAGTGAAAGATAAGCTTTCATCGCATTTTGTTATATTCCGTAGTTGTGTTATAAAGAGCTTAATATCACAGCAATTGATGGAACCGACACCAGGTGAGAAAGTTTAACAGCTAGAATCAGCTATGGATCGTTTCTCGGTTTATCCTTTCAGATAATAGCAACTTTATCGAACACCCAACTTCTGATCTGGAGATCACATAAAGTTTACACAACAACCACCTACGCATAAGAGAATTTAATTGCTTGAGACAACGCATTTTTTCTCTGCTGATAATTCTCAGATTACCTGATGATATCATCATCGTGGTATCACTTGATTTCCTGgtattgttttacttttaatgtattttttctcgGAGTTCCATGTTATCATTGAACCATTTAGCCATTTAGCTTTATCTTTATTTTACCGTAGTTTGGTGAATCGTCAGAGCAATGTTGAACTTTTTAGATCGACTTGttcatgttttatttgcagatttaagcattttgcgccattgttttacacttttttgCATCGTATCCATTGTGTTACCTCGCAAAATCaatcataaatttttcaaaaaaactttatcATTTGCAACCACTTCTGAACGAAGCCTTTATATACATTTGACCATTTGATTTTCACatatttatttcaacatttcaGGCGCAGGACAAAAGTATGTTCGAAACAagtcattttaataaaatcatgtttttattgcagttgTTGTGCTTTTATCAAGCTTGTGGTAAAGTATTAAAATTTGAGACTATATATATCATTATAGTAAACTATTTTAGTGTTTTAgcatatttttaagtttttatttaattgttttgattatccgatatttttaagatttttgcAGGCGACAATATTTTGCAAGCCAAAAATATCGTTACCAATATTGTTGTGATTGCCTGCATATCAGGGCCATGTTAATCTAAGTGGTTAGGTTAGGCTCGGCGGTTACCTAAGTTCAGTTGATGTAGAGATTTGTGGTGACTTACTTGCTACTATGCCAGCATCGATCACGACTACTTTCCTGAGGGTGTTTCTTATAAATATCACATGACTTGGACGACCGCATGCTCAGTGATTCATGGAAATCATAATATATTTCTCGtactattttgtttttggcTTGTACGTTTAATAcattcaataaaatgttttcttataTTTGCGTTTCTTTAAAGTtatcgtttgtttgtttgtcggTCATTTTATGTGCGTTGTCGGCCTGTAGTTTGAACTATAATCTGGTTCTGTATAAAGAAAATACACCATTTTATAACAggtaaaacgtttattttacCGGTCATTGATCTGTTGGTCAAAAGTCTATGAGTTTTACTTATTTTGCTGATGCtataataatgaaaaattttggaaagttttcGGGACGCAGCATATTTCTACTCATTTTACCAAGAATCTTGCAAACACGATCGCAGACTAATCATCAATTTTCACTTTGTTCCTTTCAAGTAGTTTTCGCTGCAAActgttattttaaacttaagttcttttgtttTCTATGAATGGAACTGCAGCCGAACTATCCGGTCTTTCATATCGGTGGTGGTTTGCCTGAACCATCTCAGCATCGTGGCTTATGAGACTGGTAGCGAAGTGGAAATAAATCATCACCAATGCAAAGATTATATCGGAGTCGTTGGCAACATTACTGTACAGGCGCATCTGCCACTGGCAGCGTCATTAGTGTTTTCCAAGATGTTAACAAAGAATTTGACCAAGGCATCGACAACAGCTACATCTAGTTTTCAGAAAGATTTTATGCCACCTTGGATGAAGCCTGCAAAGTTATTCTCCAACCCAACCATTACGTCATGCCGTCTTGCCCCGGGCAATATCCAACAGTGAATAACGTAACTGGTGGTGTTGTCTACTCGGTTGGAAAGAAATCTCGTAGAGGTCCAACTGTCGTTGTTTTTCTTCAACCCCAACTTAACCGTCGTGACGTCAGTTATTAAAGAATTGTTCTTGTCATGTGACTCCAGTCCATCACCGCTTAGAGTTGTAAATCGGGCATTGGATGGATGCCCAACCACTCCTggattttttgttaataaaacgTCTGTTTGGAGAACAATTGTCGATGGATTGAAAGATTGGATCGATTGAAAGATGGCGCTCTTCCTTTTAGGTTAAATATGACACAGGCAGTCGATGGTAATAAAAGTTTCGACAACGATGTTACAACCGACCAACCGAAAGATGTTTCCTCTTGGATGCGCTTGTTTGCGGACTGTTTGTTCTTTACTGTTGTTGTAATTGTTATTGCGTTATTGGTCCATATCGTAATGACATTTTCTATGAACTACCCCATCACTTTTGCAATCTTCATCATTTTTTCGATCGTCACTATTTTGGCGATCATTTTCCTCAAGATGATTTCTGGTTCAAGTCGTTTTCTTATTTTCGTTATTTTTAACTGGTGATGacatttcttttctttctttatacCTTTGGTTGAActgattcaaaaataaaattccacaaagttttacaaagttatCGCAGACTAATATGTAGCGTTTAGAAGACGACAAGTTTTTAATTCACTTAAAAGTCTTACAAGGTCACGGAATTATACGATCTTTCATGTCGCTGGTGGTTTACTTGAACCAGCTCAGCATCGTGGCTAGGACAAATATTGTGGacaaatattacgtcattggAATTTGAAAACACTGGACGAGAAAGATGTAGGACATCGATATAGCGCTACATTAGAATGCATCAACGTTGACCAACAAGCTTTCGAAGACAATGAACTGGATTCAGCAGTAAGTGCCAGGTGCGAAAGTTTGGGAAAATATGTCAGGCCTAGCTGCATCTGGCCAGTCCGGAAAGGGAAATGACGCATCCCTTCCAATCTTTGTCGAGTGTTATCCTGGCCGGCGTAATGTCCAACAGTTCATAACGTTTTGTATCTAACGGTTCCGTTTACGCGGTTGTAAAGAAAACGATCTCATAGTCGAGGCCCAAGTGCCATCGCCTATCAGCTTAAAGTTTTTTCGAAACCCCAAATTTACCGAGTTTAAGTCGTCTATTGATGTTATATTTCCCCCAAATAACGTTTTGTGTTCATATTTAAACCCATGTTCGCATGCACGTTCGTGTAGAAAGTGTAATTACAAATGTGGTGAAGTGTAAGTAGAAATTCGGCCCGAATTGATTTCAAACTTATGCCAGAAATCGAAAAGAAGAGTCCAGTCTGGCTTACAACTTCAATGTTAATAACATACAGACCAGTAAGTCCAACAACACTtgtatttttagttgtttctATAAACTCATTTCTACTGCACATTAGCATCAGAAGTTAATATCCAATTAGTCAATTGATTGCAGTACACAGTGTAAGAAAAGACtcaatcaatcaatttatttttcgtcattggcGCGGTGGAAACGAAAACACAGTGCTAGATAGTGAACATGCGCTAATACACGGGAATAAGCGACATAGCCAAGACTGcttaaaatttgcaggaaAGTAATGGTGGTGTCAACTTGCTGATGACAACTAGCACGGAAACgaaacaaaaaagtacaaaagcTAAAAGTTCCACATTTAAAGCCAGATTAATTCCATATTTAAAGCCAGGTTATCCAGATTACAGCCACAGATTGCTGATCCTTTGTAGGtccaatgctgtacatcagtggatgggaaaataAAACCCACCGTAAAAAAAACCCATCCCAGACTTAAACCGGGTTTCTTGTGGCCAAATATGGTAATAATGTTGGGCGTTGATGTCGATGATCTAGATTGTATAGCTTAATTACTggactaaattaaatactgcAAACTCCGATCTAGGAAAAAAGCGATCAATAATAATTACGACAATAATAATAtcttggaattttaaattcattttttcatcatatagcaatcattttcaaagcgcttGTCAGGGAAATTAGTCATGCACATGCTGGATGCTTTATGGTTAAACTTTGACAACTACGATGGTACGATGCTATCCGTTATAGTTACTGCTAAAGCACGATAAGGAACATGTTTAAACGATTAATCAACAGGAAAAATTGGAAAAGTCCAAGGGcataaaacattcaaaataTATGTTCAGCAAACCTACGAAATAATTAAGTTCCAAAGTTGAATTGAAATAACTTTgtactttaaaaaattctcATATTTATGCCACAGGTTTTACTTTACGTATTTTGTTTCACAGATTCCAT contains the following coding sequences:
- the LOC143449053 gene encoding microfibril-associated glycoprotein 4-like isoform X1 — its product is MRGVTLLLSLACYVMMTYSEERRQVLTTDCNNDVVNSTMQKGDKGDVGRSGKSGISGAQGDPGSKGEPGGVGQKGMQGKSCALGSLGTEIVTRLAKIEELLTPPGTTTMATTTVTTTTPSTATSTVTKTTTSSITSCSTSTSNGPHTLTSGVEVYCEDQWTIFQRRIDGSVSFSRRWDDYANGFGQIDREFWLGLDNIHEMTRGGGCRLKIELWDFHGNQRHADYSSFSIKSAENLYRLRVSGYSGNAGDSLTYHNGHPFSTEDSDNDAYGGNCATSWGGSQGWWFGPGCFASALNGVWMRQSSGYAHGIIWVDWKGADEPLKETKMKLRCD